The genomic window CGCCGCGTTCGTCGAGCGCTTCGGGCGTGACCACTTCGGCAATGTTTTCGATGAATTTGGGTGCCAGCGGGCTTTCCAAATCGATCACCATCAACATCCGGCCGCGTCGCACCATGGCAAAGCCGCGGTCGAGCAGTTGGCGGTTGAGTTGGTCGAGGGCTTCGCTGACGGTGTACTCACGCGAGGGATCGATAAACGACAACGTGCCCTCGGGGTAACGTTCGGCTTTGAGCGACAGATCGGCTTCTTCGCTGAGCCACAGCAGGACGTCTTTCCAGGAGGTGTTGGAAAAATTAAATCGTAGCTTCTGCGAGCCGCCGCCCTGAACGATCGGGGCCGCCGCCGCTTCGGGGGCTGCCGCGTCCGGAGCGGCGGGTTGTTCGACTGGAGCTGGTTGTTCGGCAGCAGCGGGTTGTTCGGTGCTAGCAGCCGGCTCGGTTGCAGCCGCCGGTTCGGCATCCGTTTCCGCTGCCGCTTCGGTATCCGCGGCCGCTTCGGTATCCGCAGCGGCTTCGGGGGCTGCTGAGGGAGCGGATTCGGTGGGGGGCTGGCTGTCGGCCGGAGGCGTGGCGGCGGGTTCCTGAGCGTGGCTGATGGAAAACACGCCCCCCGGAATGGCTAGGGCAGCTGCGACCACAAGGATTGCATAGAAAATGCGATAAGGCATGGGCACACGGATGAGCAAGGGATGGAACCAGATGGGAAGCGGAGTCCAGGGACAATAGTAATTGCCGTTGGAGGGATGGAAATTGGCAATCCCGGGAACCCCGCCGACAAACCCGCAAAAATGCCGGTTATACGAGTTAACCCCAGCGGAGAGCAAAAGTTCCGCCCGCCGCCCTACCCTCAAAAAATCCCCGTAGCCGAAGTCGCCAGACTTTGGGCGCCCCCCGTAGCTACCGTCGCCAGACGGTGGGAGTTGTCAGCCTGGAAAGGCTGACGTACGCCCCGCCGTAGCTACCGTCGTCAGACGGTGGGAGTTGTCAGCCTGGAAAGGCTGACGTACTGGGGGCGAATGGTGCCTCACAAGAATCATTCGCTAGCGATTTGCAAGTCAGTGACACCTTTCCCCTGCCGTTTGAAGGATGGCTACAGTTCACCTTGACCATGGTGGCGGACTCGAAGAATCGTCACCGTATCCGCATCGATATCGAAATGGAAGACAATTCGGTGCGTTGGACGCGCACCCAACCCGAATAGGAGTTGACGTACTCCGCCACGCGACAATTCGGCTTCAGGTACTTTAGGACAACGTTCGGGCATCTGTTGAAGTGAGGCGATGGCTTTGAAGAGTTGTTCGTACCACTCGGTCGCTTGAATTGCGGAGTGATTTTCTGACCACCAATCGTAGGCTTCTTGGATGTCTGCCCTGGAAAGCTCGGTAATCTCTACTTTGGGCATTTACTGCGACTTTAGCCCGTTTTTCTCTCGGAATTCGCGGTCGAAATCAGCGAAGTCTGCAGTCTGTCCGGCATCCATCGCGTCAATGCCAGCTTGGATGGCCAAGCGTTCGCGCTCCTTGCGTAGTAAGCTATTCACGAACTGATCAACGTTCGCATATCCAGCGGCTAAGGAGAGCTGTTGTGTATCTTCTGGTAATTGAATCTGCATGAATTCACCTTTTAACTTATTGTAACCCTGCTGCGACACCGCGGTCAAAAGAGGGCATCGAAAGGTGCCACCCCTAAACTATTCGCTAATAAAGAGCAACAACGGCGAGAATATGGGTGACATAATTTGG from Roseimaritima ulvae includes these protein-coding regions:
- a CDS encoding type II toxin-antitoxin system RelE/ParE family toxin; protein product: MPKVEITELSRADIQEAYDWWSENHSAIQATEWYEQLFKAIASLQQMPERCPKVPEAELSRGGVRQLLFGLGARPTHRIVFHFDIDADTVTILRVRHHGQGEL